The Treponema phagedenis DNA segment TTTTAAAATTACCCATGTTGTTCCGCTGCCGCCGTCTTTGCTTTTAGGATGTGTGCATTCGCCGGCAAGAGGGCTGCCTTCCAAATAGTTTTTAACAAATTTTTTAAGGATTGCTTCTCCTTCGGAGTGGTTTCCCTTTCCGTGAATAATTGCAATTTTGCGGAGGCGTTGTGCTGCGGCGGCGGAAAAAAAATTATTTAAGGCAATCTCCGCTTCATCCGTTGTTAAGCCGTGTAAATCGATTTCGGCATCAGGGCGCATTGCACGTATTTTTTTCCGTTGCTCTGCAAGGCTTTCGCTTTGTTTTTCCGCAAGCGCTTGTGCATCTTTGTCGATAATTCCATAGCGTCTTAACGCAAGCTCCATCGGATGTATTTGCTGACGGTTTTGTTCATTCATCAATTTTTCTATAGCACTTGCCGGGTGTTTTTTAGTTGAATCGGTTTGTTTTTTTTGTGCGGAAATTTCCGTGTGCATATCCCATTGCTTGAGAATTTCAGCAAAGCCTGTGGAGTTTTGAAGCGCTTCGTCAAAGCTTGGTATCTTATTTTTCTTAGCCATGAGACCCTCTATTTGTTATGGTAAAAAAGCAGAAAATCTTTTTGAATCCAGCCGTAGGTGTTGTTAATTGTTTTGACATAATACCAAAGTCCCGCCTTTTTTTCAATGATAAGTGTTTCTCCTTCCATTGGTTCTGCAATGACAGAAGCAGATGTTTCGGGAACTGTATAAATAAGCGGATTTTGGTTTTCTATTGAGCGGCAAAGAGCGGTTTCTTTAAAGATTGAAGCGCGAGAAAGGATGTGAAAACTTATGAGTACAAAAAAGATACTAAAAAAAACAAACAAGACCAAGAATACGCGTTTTTGGTTTTTCATTTTTACAAGGTGGAATATAATTGCCGCAATAAAAAGAATCACAAATGCCGAGAAAAAGAGTGTTAGTTTTGGAAGCGAATGGACGGGGAAGCTTTTTTCAATTCCGAGTTTAGCTTCAATTTCTTTTTGTTGTTTTTGAAGCGTATAGGTGAAAAAAGAATTTCGCTGTTGTTTTCTCAGCTGTGAAAGTTTTTTTATAAGCGGCGCAGTATCCGCCTGTGCTCTTTTTTTGGGTAAAGGCTCTTGTGCTGGTTTTATAAAAGCGCTCTCCGTAAAGCTCTCGTGTGTAGCGGATGCCTCTTGTGTAAATTTTGCATTGGGGTGTACCTGAATTGTTTGCGGTTGTGTTTTTATTTCCATACCGTCTGAAAGCATAATTGTTGCAAAGGGAAGACTTATTTCTCCGGAAGTGATTGGCGTCCATGTAAATTCAGCAGCGATATACAGGTATTCATTTTTTTCTTTTGAAATAAATTCATCGTTTTTTGAGACTACCGCATTTTCCGGTGCGGGACAATACACGGATTTAATACGTACTCCTTTTTTTGCGCTTTCCGCATTATTAAATTCTCCGCAAAGAAAAAGGGGATATGTTTTGCCCTGTATAATTTTTTCTGTATTGCTGTGTGTGCTGTTTTCCGCCTCGATTATCCATGTGAATTGGGTTTGCGTCGAAAGAGGCGGTGCGGTTACTGTTAAAGAAAAGGGATCTGAAACTTTAAATTGTTTAGTTTTTGATTTTATAAAAACGGGGCCGATTGTAAATTCTCCCGCAGAATGAAAAACATAGGTATAGGTAATTTCTTTGCCTTTAGCGCCGGTCATACTGTCAACCGCAATTCGCTCTGCACTTTTCGGAAGGTTTTCAATGAGAAAATCCGAGTCGGCATCTATTTTGTAAATAGTAAATTGCTTACTTATGCGTATGCCGATTTTAAACGGCGCTCCTTTTTGGATAGTATTTGTTAGTAAAAACAATGCGTAAGCTTCATCAGGAAAAAGGATAGTAAGCGGAAAGAACAAAAGCAGTCCTAAAAAAATTAATAATCGTTTGCGTGCGGTTTGTATTCTTGTTGATTTTTCTTTTTCCATTCCTCTTCCTCCTTTTCGCGTATAATAGTTAATATGATATTTTCTTCAGCATTGATTTTTGTTTCGATGGAAAGAGACCGTGTTGTTTCTTTTTCCGTAATTGTTTCGTTTTGCTCGGCTGCACGTTTACTGATTTCATAATTTATTTTTGAATCACTTGCAAAGGGTTCCAACTCTAAACATTGTTTAAAAAATGAGACTGCTTGTTGATAATGCTTTTTCCGGTATGCAATAATACCCGATTGATACAGAATTGCTGCTTGCAGTTTTTTGTCTTCCGGATCGCTAATTTTTTTTAATCGATCGTTCGCTGCATCGATTTCATCTTGCATAAGATAAGTTGATGCAAGAGCGAAATTTGCATAATCGGCGGAATCCTTACTTTTTATTTGTGCAGCTTTTTCATGTGCGTCAAGAAATTTTTTAACCGCCTTGTCCCAGTTTTTATTTTTCCATGATAGATATCCGAAAATCATAGTATTTTTTATTTCAAAGGTTTCTGTGCAGGAAAGAAAAAACAGAGAACAAAACAGTACTAAAAAAATCGGTTTTATTTTTTGCATATGGAGCCTTCTATAAATAGAGCGATACAAAATAAAACTATCGCTATTGTTATAAATTCAAAAACTCTGCGTACAGGTTTTTGAATATATGTAAATTTATCCATCGCTAAATCGGTTTTATTAATTGCTTCAAGAATTACCCATGCGGAACCGCTTACACTCGCAGAGGTATACATACTATTATTTGCGGCAACTTTTACAGCCTCTTGTAAAACAGTTTCATTCAAA contains these protein-coding regions:
- a CDS encoding tetratricopeptide repeat protein; amino-acid sequence: MQKIKPIFLVLFCSLFFLSCTETFEIKNTMIFGYLSWKNKNWDKAVKKFLDAHEKAAQIKSKDSADYANFALASTYLMQDEIDAANDRLKKISDPEDKKLQAAILYQSGIIAYRKKHYQQAVSFFKQCLELEPFASDSKINYEISKRAAEQNETITEKETTRSLSIETKINAEENIILTIIREKEEEEWKKKNQQEYKPHANDY
- a CDS encoding Smr/MutS family protein — its product is MAKKNKIPSFDEALQNSTGFAEILKQWDMHTEISAQKKQTDSTKKHPASAIEKLMNEQNRQQIHPMELALRRYGIIDKDAQALAEKQSESLAEQRKKIRAMRPDAEIDLHGLTTDEAEIALNNFFSAAAAQRLRKIAIIHGKGNHSEGEAILKKFVKNYLEGSPLAGECTHPKSKDGGSGTTWVILKHPKKQI
- a CDS encoding SH3 domain-containing protein; translation: MEKEKSTRIQTARKRLLIFLGLLLFFPLTILFPDEAYALFLLTNTIQKGAPFKIGIRISKQFTIYKIDADSDFLIENLPKSAERIAVDSMTGAKGKEITYTYVFHSAGEFTIGPVFIKSKTKQFKVSDPFSLTVTAPPLSTQTQFTWIIEAENSTHSNTEKIIQGKTYPLFLCGEFNNAESAKKGVRIKSVYCPAPENAVVSKNDEFISKEKNEYLYIAAEFTWTPITSGEISLPFATIMLSDGMEIKTQPQTIQVHPNAKFTQEASATHESFTESAFIKPAQEPLPKKRAQADTAPLIKKLSQLRKQQRNSFFTYTLQKQQKEIEAKLGIEKSFPVHSLPKLTLFFSAFVILFIAAIIFHLVKMKNQKRVFLVLFVFFSIFFVLISFHILSRASIFKETALCRSIENQNPLIYTVPETSASVIAEPMEGETLIIEKKAGLWYYVKTINNTYGWIQKDFLLFYHNK